In Actinomadura citrea, a single window of DNA contains:
- a CDS encoding FAD-binding protein — protein MTDLTADVLVAGGGPAGAWAAIKAAEAGADVVLADKGYLGTSGATASAGTGVWYVEPEPEAREAAMASREALGGYLADRGWMARVLDQTYANMNELAEISRYPFPEDGNGRQIRRGLQGPEYMRRMRVRVRRSGVRVLDHSPVTELLADGAGAVAGAAGYHLRDDRPFRVRAGAVVLATGGCAFLSKALGCDVNTGDGALFAAEAGAELSGMEFSNAYAIAPAFTSVTKTAFYSFATFYHADGTVLEGAGSQRGRSVIARTLLSEPVLCRIDRATPEDQRAMRLAQANFFLPFDRQGIDPFTDLFPVTLLAEGTVRGTGGIRITGADCSTTVPGLYAAGDAATRELICGGFTGGGSHNAAWAMSSGTWAGQGAARYATGLGGRAGARTVHALGEAGVRPEGPAAGGHADYVAAVQAEVLPYDKNLLRHGGRLTPALDVLDRTWRQLRGTLREEGAGIVRARSAAAMTAHARWMYRAALTRTETRGMHKRQDLPDQDPAQHRRLVTGGLDDIWTRPEAEAVAS, from the coding sequence ATGACCGACCTGACCGCCGATGTGCTCGTCGCGGGCGGCGGCCCCGCCGGCGCGTGGGCCGCGATCAAGGCGGCGGAGGCCGGCGCCGACGTCGTCCTCGCCGACAAGGGGTACCTCGGGACGAGCGGCGCGACGGCGTCGGCGGGGACCGGGGTCTGGTACGTCGAGCCGGAGCCGGAGGCCCGGGAGGCGGCCATGGCCAGCCGCGAGGCCCTCGGCGGATACCTCGCCGACCGCGGGTGGATGGCCCGGGTCCTCGACCAGACGTACGCCAACATGAACGAACTGGCCGAGATCTCCAGGTACCCGTTCCCGGAGGACGGGAACGGCCGCCAGATCAGGCGCGGCCTGCAGGGCCCCGAGTACATGCGGCGGATGCGCGTGCGGGTCCGCCGGTCGGGGGTGCGGGTCCTCGACCACAGCCCCGTCACCGAACTGCTCGCGGACGGCGCCGGGGCCGTCGCCGGCGCCGCCGGGTACCACCTGCGGGACGACCGGCCGTTCCGGGTCCGGGCGGGCGCCGTCGTGCTCGCCACCGGCGGATGTGCCTTCCTCAGCAAGGCGCTGGGCTGCGACGTCAACACCGGGGACGGCGCCCTGTTCGCGGCGGAGGCGGGCGCGGAGCTGTCCGGCATGGAGTTCTCCAACGCCTACGCGATCGCCCCGGCCTTCACGTCCGTGACCAAGACGGCGTTCTACTCGTTCGCCACCTTCTACCACGCGGACGGGACCGTCCTGGAAGGGGCGGGCAGCCAGCGGGGGCGGTCGGTGATCGCCCGGACGCTGCTCAGCGAACCCGTCCTGTGCCGCATCGACCGGGCCACGCCCGAGGACCAGCGGGCGATGCGGCTCGCGCAGGCGAACTTCTTCCTCCCGTTCGACCGGCAGGGCATCGACCCGTTCACGGACCTGTTCCCCGTCACCCTGCTCGCCGAGGGGACCGTCCGCGGCACCGGCGGCATCCGGATCACCGGCGCCGACTGCTCCACCACGGTGCCCGGCCTGTACGCGGCGGGGGACGCCGCCACCCGCGAGCTGATCTGCGGCGGCTTCACCGGCGGCGGGAGCCACAACGCCGCGTGGGCGATGTCGTCCGGCACCTGGGCCGGGCAGGGCGCCGCCCGGTACGCCACCGGACTGGGCGGACGAGCCGGAGCGCGGACCGTGCACGCCCTCGGCGAGGCGGGCGTCCGCCCGGAGGGCCCGGCGGCCGGAGGCCACGCCGATTACGTCGCCGCCGTCCAGGCCGAGGTGCTGCCCTACGACAAGAACCTGCTGCGGCACGGCGGACGCCTCACCCCGGCACTGGACGTCCTGGACCGGACGTGGCGGCAACTGCGCGGCACGCTCCGCGAGGAGGGCGCCGGGATCGTCCGGGCGCGCTCGGCCGCCGCGATGACCGCGCACGCCCGCTGGATGTACCGCGCCGCGCTCACCCGCACCGAGACGCGGGGCATGCACAAGCGCCAGGACCTGCCGGACCAGGACCCGGCCCAGCACCGCCGGCTCGTCACCGGCGGCCTCGACGACATCTGGACGCGTCCGGAGGCCGAGGCGGTGGCGTCGTGA
- a CDS encoding 4Fe-4S dicluster domain-containing protein, which yields MIEIVSRERCIACDKCVDVCPTNVFDRGADGIPVIARQSDCQTCFMCEAYCPVDALFVDPRSHALPEPPDEAELAADGTLGAYRAQIGWGRGRTPGARLAIGPSLNRAGAPLTS from the coding sequence GTGATCGAGATCGTCTCGCGGGAGCGGTGCATCGCCTGCGACAAGTGCGTGGACGTGTGCCCCACGAACGTCTTCGACCGCGGCGCGGACGGCATCCCGGTCATCGCCCGGCAGAGCGACTGCCAGACCTGCTTCATGTGCGAGGCGTACTGCCCGGTCGACGCCCTGTTCGTCGACCCGCGCTCGCACGCGCTGCCGGAGCCTCCGGACGAGGCGGAGCTCGCCGCGGACGGGACCCTCGGCGCCTACCGCGCGCAGATCGGCTGGGGCCGCGGACGCACCCCCGGGGCCAGGCTCGCGATCGGCCCGTCGCTGAACCGGGCGGGCGCCCCCCTCACCTCCTGA
- a CDS encoding ABC transporter ATP-binding protein, protein MTTTVASGVRVRGLRRVFGERAVLDGVDLDIAPGEFVALLGASGSGKSTLLRALAGLDGEGSGEIDVPGRRAVVYQEHRLLPWSRVWDNVVLGLRGRDLRRRAEAALAEVGLTARADAWPLTLSGGESQRVALARALVRTPDLLLLDEPFGALDALTRLNAQALVADLWAEHRPAVLLVTHDVEEALLLADRALLLADGRIEREYSVEIPRPRSLDDPRFIALRRDLLDGLGVRTVLQPPPTAIQPTSSARRTV, encoded by the coding sequence ATGACGACGACGGTGGCGAGCGGCGTGCGCGTCCGCGGCCTCAGGCGGGTGTTCGGCGAGCGCGCCGTCCTGGACGGCGTGGACCTCGACATCGCGCCCGGCGAGTTCGTCGCCCTGCTCGGCGCGAGCGGCTCCGGGAAGAGCACGCTGCTGCGCGCGCTGGCCGGGCTGGACGGCGAGGGGAGCGGCGAGATCGACGTCCCCGGCAGGCGCGCCGTCGTCTACCAGGAGCACCGCCTGCTGCCCTGGAGCCGGGTGTGGGACAACGTCGTCCTCGGCCTGCGAGGCCGCGACCTGCGCAGGCGGGCCGAGGCGGCCCTGGCCGAGGTCGGGCTGACGGCTCGCGCCGACGCGTGGCCGCTCACCCTGTCCGGCGGCGAGTCCCAGCGCGTCGCGCTGGCCCGGGCGCTGGTGCGGACGCCCGACCTGCTCCTGCTCGACGAGCCGTTCGGGGCCCTGGACGCGCTCACCAGGCTCAACGCCCAGGCGCTCGTCGCCGACCTGTGGGCCGAGCACCGGCCGGCGGTCCTGCTGGTCACCCACGACGTCGAGGAGGCGCTCCTGCTCGCCGACCGCGCTCTGCTGCTCGCGGACGGCCGGATCGAACGGGAGTACTCCGTGGAGATTCCCCGGCCGCGGTCGCTGGACGACCCGAGGTTCATCGCGCTGCGGCGCGACCTGCTCGACGGGCTCGGAGTGCGAACCGTCCTCCAGCCCCCACCCACCGCCATTCAACCGACCAGCTCCGCTCGACGAACCGTCTGA
- a CDS encoding phosphotransferase — protein MEEQPLPGGRHVGGVRIDDTVHRPANPWTSTVHAVLRHLEAVGFEGAPRVLGYDDQGREVLTFLRGDTIGERHPWPAWPHSDGALRQAAAWMRRLHDATATFVPPEDATWFAGQSWRPGLVIGHHDASPYNVVWSEADGLVGFVDWDTAGPSSREFDLAHLALTWVPLQARHVAEFQGFTAFEDRSRRLHLLLDGYGYDGDRGAFAGIVVSRARRQAAIIRHLVEAGQTALRPFGEQLEQAATEIEALPHSFWRV, from the coding sequence ATGGAAGAGCAACCGCTGCCGGGTGGCAGGCACGTGGGCGGGGTCCGTATCGATGACACCGTGCACCGTCCCGCGAATCCCTGGACGTCCACCGTGCACGCGGTGCTGCGGCATCTGGAGGCGGTCGGGTTCGAAGGCGCGCCCCGGGTGCTGGGGTACGACGATCAGGGGCGCGAGGTCCTGACCTTCTTGCGCGGCGACACCATCGGTGAACGCCACCCCTGGCCGGCATGGCCTCATTCGGACGGGGCGCTGCGGCAGGCGGCCGCTTGGATGCGGCGGCTGCACGACGCGACCGCGACCTTCGTCCCACCAGAGGACGCGACCTGGTTCGCGGGGCAGAGCTGGCGGCCCGGGTTGGTCATCGGCCATCATGACGCCTCGCCGTACAACGTGGTGTGGTCCGAGGCCGACGGTCTGGTCGGGTTCGTCGACTGGGACACGGCCGGGCCCTCCTCACGCGAGTTCGACCTGGCCCACCTGGCACTGACCTGGGTGCCGCTACAGGCCCGGCACGTCGCCGAGTTCCAGGGGTTCACGGCGTTCGAGGACAGGTCCCGCCGCCTGCACCTCCTGCTGGACGGCTACGGCTACGACGGCGACCGCGGGGCCTTCGCCGGCATCGTCGTGAGCCGGGCCCGCCGTCAGGCGGCCATCATCCGGCACCTGGTCGAGGCCGGCCAGACCGCGCTGCGGCCGTTCGGCGAACAGCTGGAGCAGGCCGCAACCGAGATCGAGGCACTCCCCCACTCGTTCTGGCGCGTGTAA
- a CDS encoding serine/threonine-protein kinase: MRHQVYEPLAQGDPAEIGGYRILARLGAGGMGRVYLAGTQSGRKLAIKVVRPEFADDREFRRRFAQEVTAAQRVQNLYTAAVIDADLNGPMPWLATAHIPGPSLAAAVAESGPLPPSALPTLGAGVAEALQSIHRAGIVHRDLKPSNVLLADDGPRVIDFGIARAADATPLTRTGSVVGSPQFMAPEQVRGDAATTAVDIFAFGTLLHYAATGLSPFGEGDPQAVMFRIVQEAPRLDRCPEPLRPIIERCLDKDPANRPSDAELLDELTAMQSSQPAVWPPEPVTEYLRAYTEIPAPTRALAEPPTGTLIADAPEQPRYGAPEQSRYGAPEQPRYGAPSSVSYGAPTPPPHGAPTPPPHGAPTPPPHPAPTPPFQGAPPRPPHGMLAPLPPGAHAPYPMRRSGGSGCGKTLLLVGGGLFALLLVLGYAVKAGQSGTGDGAGKTTASPRSGGGKGGKGAKPPGTLLAHYTKIDISSGYTINFTGNPKRPRKGEGGDLDFLAGNIRGDSKFGPIGSGRPATYKTCHDNTKYFENGLFQPRRGTTWCVYTESGLLGIINIKAKDYEFMTIDLKVWQGPAD; this comes from the coding sequence GTGCGGCACCAGGTGTACGAGCCCCTGGCCCAGGGCGATCCCGCCGAGATCGGCGGGTACCGCATCCTCGCCCGGCTGGGCGCCGGCGGGATGGGGCGGGTCTACCTCGCCGGCACGCAGAGCGGACGGAAGCTCGCGATCAAGGTCGTCCGCCCGGAGTTCGCCGACGACCGCGAGTTCCGCCGCCGGTTCGCCCAGGAGGTCACCGCCGCGCAGCGCGTGCAGAACCTCTACACGGCCGCGGTCATCGACGCCGACCTGAACGGCCCGATGCCCTGGCTGGCCACCGCGCACATCCCCGGCCCCTCCCTCGCGGCCGCGGTCGCGGAGTCGGGGCCGCTGCCGCCGTCGGCGCTGCCCACGCTGGGGGCGGGGGTCGCCGAGGCCCTGCAGAGCATTCACCGGGCCGGGATCGTGCACCGGGACCTCAAGCCGTCCAACGTGCTGCTGGCCGACGATGGCCCGCGGGTCATCGACTTCGGGATCGCCCGCGCCGCCGACGCGACACCGCTCACCCGGACGGGGAGCGTCGTCGGATCGCCCCAGTTCATGGCGCCGGAGCAGGTCCGCGGCGACGCGGCCACCACCGCGGTCGACATCTTCGCGTTCGGCACCCTCCTGCACTACGCGGCGACGGGGCTCAGCCCCTTCGGGGAGGGCGACCCGCAGGCGGTCATGTTCCGCATCGTGCAGGAGGCGCCCCGGCTCGACCGATGCCCCGAGCCGCTGCGGCCGATCATTGAGCGATGCCTGGACAAGGACCCCGCGAACCGTCCGTCCGACGCCGAACTGCTGGACGAACTCACCGCCATGCAGTCGTCGCAACCCGCGGTCTGGCCACCTGAGCCCGTCACCGAATACCTTCGCGCCTATACGGAGATACCCGCCCCCACCCGGGCCCTGGCCGAGCCGCCCACCGGCACGCTCATTGCCGACGCGCCCGAACAGCCCCGCTATGGCGCGCCCGAACAATCTCGGTACGGCGCGCCCGAACAGCCCCGGTACGGCGCGCCTTCAAGTGTCTCGTACGGCGCTCCCACCCCGCCTCCGCACGGCGCTCCCACTCCGCCTCCGCACGGTGCGCCCACTCCGCCCCCGCACCCTGCGCCCACGCCGCCCTTCCAGGGCGCGCCCCCTCGGCCCCCGCACGGCATGCTCGCACCGCTTCCGCCGGGGGCACACGCCCCCTACCCGATGAGGCGTTCCGGGGGCTCGGGCTGCGGCAAGACCCTGCTGCTGGTCGGCGGCGGCCTCTTCGCGCTGCTCCTCGTCCTCGGGTACGCCGTGAAGGCCGGCCAGTCGGGCACGGGGGACGGTGCCGGAAAGACGACCGCGTCGCCGCGGTCCGGCGGCGGTAAAGGCGGTAAGGGCGCGAAGCCGCCCGGCACGCTCCTGGCCCACTACACCAAGATCGACATCTCCAGCGGCTACACCATCAACTTCACCGGGAACCCGAAGCGCCCCCGGAAGGGCGAGGGCGGCGATCTGGATTTCCTGGCCGGGAACATCCGGGGCGACAGCAAGTTCGGTCCCATCGGAAGCGGCCGGCCGGCGACCTACAAGACCTGTCACGACAACACCAAGTACTTCGAGAACGGGCTCTTCCAGCCCAGGCGAGGGACGACCTGGTGCGTCTACACCGAGTCCGGCCTGCTCGGCATCATCAACATCAAGGCCAAGGACTACGAGTTCATGACCATCGACCTGAAGGTCTGGCAGGGTCCTGCGGACTGA
- a CDS encoding 4Fe-4S dicluster domain-containing protein — translation MIEVVSADRCVRCDVCVKVCPTDVFDRGPDGVPVIARQSDCQTCFMCEAHCPTDALYVAPFSGPAPAGSPHTDEGALADAFGDYRRIVGWGRGRTPGSRADRNHIFTERLRSSP, via the coding sequence ATGATCGAAGTGGTGAGCGCGGACCGCTGCGTGCGGTGCGACGTGTGCGTCAAGGTCTGCCCGACGGACGTGTTCGACCGCGGCCCCGACGGCGTTCCGGTCATCGCCCGGCAGAGCGACTGCCAGACGTGCTTCATGTGCGAGGCCCACTGCCCGACGGACGCCCTCTACGTCGCGCCCTTCTCCGGCCCGGCACCGGCGGGCTCCCCGCACACCGACGAGGGCGCGTTGGCCGACGCGTTCGGCGACTACCGCCGCATCGTCGGCTGGGGCCGCGGCCGCACCCCGGGCAGCCGCGCGGACCGCAACCACATCTTCACCGAACGCCTCCGTTCGTCTCCTTGA
- a CDS encoding ABC transporter permease, with protein sequence MSTHLLDPPRSAIPEAARPAVAARSGAVLLSLLRRVRKVSGLVVILALWEAGARAGWLGSTTPPLSDVAVRGWEMVSSGALLQNLGVSLTRVLKGLAIGLPAGLVLGLLSGLFRVSEDVIDAPVQAVRMLPHLALVPLFIIWFGIGETSKVGLIAVGVVFPLYINVFHGIRGVDERLVESARTCGLGRLGLIRKVILPGALPQILVGLRLSLGVAWLTLVVVEQSATASGIGFVINQATQFLQMDTVFLVLVVYALLGVSTDLLVRLVERRALAWRRGLVAR encoded by the coding sequence GTGTCCACCCATCTGCTCGATCCGCCCCGCTCGGCGATTCCCGAAGCGGCGCGGCCCGCGGTCGCGGCCCGTTCCGGCGCCGTGCTGCTGTCCCTGCTGCGCCGGGTCCGCAAGGTCAGCGGGCTCGTCGTCATCCTCGCCCTGTGGGAGGCCGGCGCCCGTGCCGGCTGGCTCGGCAGCACGACCCCGCCGCTCAGCGACGTCGCCGTCCGCGGCTGGGAGATGGTGTCGTCGGGCGCGCTGCTCCAGAACCTCGGGGTCTCGCTGACGCGGGTTCTGAAGGGCCTGGCGATCGGGCTGCCGGCCGGCCTCGTCCTCGGCCTGCTCTCCGGGCTGTTCAGGGTCAGCGAGGACGTGATCGACGCACCCGTCCAGGCGGTCCGGATGCTTCCGCACCTCGCGCTGGTCCCGCTGTTCATCATCTGGTTCGGGATCGGTGAGACGTCCAAGGTCGGCCTGATCGCGGTCGGCGTCGTGTTCCCGCTCTACATCAACGTGTTCCATGGCATCCGGGGCGTGGACGAGCGGCTGGTGGAGTCGGCCCGCACCTGCGGGCTCGGCCGTCTCGGCCTCATCCGGAAGGTCATCCTGCCCGGCGCGCTCCCGCAGATCCTCGTCGGCCTGCGCCTGTCGCTCGGCGTCGCCTGGCTGACGCTCGTCGTCGTGGAGCAGTCCGCGACGGCCAGCGGCATCGGCTTCGTCATCAACCAGGCCACCCAGTTCCTGCAGATGGACACGGTCTTCCTGGTGCTCGTGGTCTACGCGCTGCTCGGCGTGTCGACGGACCTGCTGGTGCGGCTCGTCGAGCGGCGGGCCCTGGCGTGGCGGAGGGGGCTGGTGGCGCGATGA
- a CDS encoding ABC transporter substrate-binding protein: MRFPRVLAAGLLVLAATACGSSEADSGSGTLRIGVIGSGVGNKLTRAVGFLDQRGELLPELKAAGITKIKVATFPNGPDLNQALAGGSLDIGQYGDTPALIGRGQGLPTRLLSLNSVRLDAAIVAKKDGGPASLKDLEGKRIGVQTGSYIHRYLLGALEQAGVKPKEIIHMYTPAIIAALEKNSIDAGGLVSADQAAQEKKGYKSIDIASRDHPDLLGTSVTVVTEKYLAGHKDIVQVWQKAETKAVQAAKADWPGYTAYVAKTGGYAADISIKTTLKDQLPDEPFPAEGLKLLEGTKAFLVQQALIKKGYTLDSWLAPGARP, encoded by the coding sequence GTGAGATTTCCCCGAGTTCTGGCCGCCGGCCTCCTCGTCCTCGCCGCGACGGCGTGCGGCTCCTCCGAGGCCGACAGCGGCTCCGGAACGCTCCGCATCGGAGTGATCGGGTCGGGGGTCGGCAACAAGCTGACCCGCGCCGTCGGGTTCCTCGACCAGCGCGGCGAGCTGCTGCCGGAGCTGAAGGCCGCCGGCATCACCAAGATCAAGGTCGCGACGTTCCCGAACGGCCCCGACCTGAACCAGGCCCTCGCCGGAGGCTCCCTGGACATCGGCCAGTACGGCGACACCCCCGCCCTGATCGGCCGGGGGCAGGGCCTGCCCACCCGGCTGCTGTCGCTCAACTCCGTCCGACTGGACGCCGCGATCGTCGCCAAGAAGGACGGCGGGCCCGCGTCCCTCAAGGACCTGGAGGGCAAGCGGATCGGCGTCCAGACCGGCTCCTACATCCACCGCTACCTGCTCGGCGCGCTGGAGCAGGCGGGAGTGAAGCCGAAAGAGATCATCCACATGTACACGCCGGCGATCATCGCGGCGCTGGAGAAGAACTCGATCGACGCGGGCGGCCTGGTCTCCGCCGACCAGGCCGCGCAGGAGAAGAAGGGCTACAAGTCGATCGACATCGCGTCCCGCGACCATCCCGACCTGCTCGGGACGTCCGTCACCGTGGTGACGGAGAAGTACCTGGCAGGGCACAAGGACATCGTCCAGGTGTGGCAGAAGGCCGAGACCAAGGCCGTGCAGGCCGCCAAGGCCGACTGGCCCGGCTACACCGCGTACGTGGCCAAGACCGGCGGTTACGCCGCCGACATCTCGATCAAGACGACGCTGAAGGACCAGCTGCCCGACGAGCCCTTCCCCGCGGAGGGGCTGAAGCTGCTCGAAGGGACCAAGGCGTTCCTCGTCCAGCAGGCGCTGATCAAGAAGGGCTACACGCTCGACTCGTGGCTCGCGCCCGGGGCCAGGCCGTGA
- a CDS encoding FAD-binding protein — translation MARARGQAVTRLDTDVLVLGGGPAGAWAALAAAGAGARVVLADKGYCGTSGPTASGGNNLWYVPPDAEDRARAVDERFEQSGRLADRRVMARVLDETYRRVDDLASFGYPFPVDEGGVERRGSLQGPEYMKRMRRRVHRSGVTILDHHPALRLLVDDWGVAAGASGIARQKGGETWTVRAGAVVLATGGCAFLSGAFGTNVDTGDGHLMAAELGAELSGMEFSSAYAFSPAHGSHTKGLMMQFATYYTEGGAPIDVPDPLGARIRVAERLAAGEKVYARLDKAPPQLHEAMRHAQPNYFLPLDKAGIDPFRDRYELRMVLEGTVRGTGGLRIVDDDCATTVPGLYAGGDVATREPVSGAVSGGGAYNGAWAISSGTWAGRGAAGFAVGRARPHAVPAGRAGLRPGRLDAAAVIRAVQDEVLPLDRNLFRTRDRLRDSLASLDALWERITSQGIAGTGRERLRARSATAMTAHARWSYRAALARPESRGMHRLENLPQLPRYEHRYLVGGLDEPWTAAEPQESPA, via the coding sequence GTGGCTCGCGCCCGGGGCCAGGCCGTGACCCGGCTGGACACCGACGTCCTCGTCCTCGGCGGCGGACCCGCCGGGGCGTGGGCGGCGCTCGCCGCGGCCGGCGCCGGGGCCAGGGTCGTCCTCGCGGACAAGGGCTACTGCGGCACCAGCGGGCCGACCGCGTCGGGCGGCAACAACCTCTGGTACGTCCCGCCGGACGCGGAGGATCGGGCACGGGCGGTCGACGAGCGCTTCGAGCAGAGCGGCCGGCTCGCCGACCGCCGCGTCATGGCGCGGGTCCTCGACGAGACCTACCGCCGCGTCGACGACCTCGCCTCCTTCGGATACCCGTTCCCCGTCGACGAGGGCGGCGTCGAGCGGCGGGGCAGCCTCCAGGGGCCCGAGTACATGAAGCGGATGCGCCGTCGTGTGCACAGATCGGGCGTGACGATCCTCGACCACCATCCCGCGCTGCGGCTGCTCGTGGACGACTGGGGCGTCGCGGCCGGCGCGTCCGGCATCGCCCGCCAGAAGGGCGGCGAGACCTGGACCGTCCGCGCGGGCGCGGTCGTCCTCGCCACGGGCGGCTGCGCGTTCCTCTCCGGCGCGTTCGGCACCAACGTCGACACCGGAGACGGACACCTGATGGCCGCCGAACTGGGCGCCGAACTGTCCGGCATGGAGTTCTCCAGCGCCTACGCGTTCTCCCCGGCGCACGGTTCGCACACCAAAGGCTTGATGATGCAGTTCGCGACGTACTACACCGAAGGTGGCGCCCCGATCGACGTGCCGGATCCCCTCGGCGCCAGGATCCGCGTCGCGGAGCGGCTCGCGGCGGGGGAGAAGGTCTACGCGCGGCTGGACAAGGCGCCCCCGCAGCTCCACGAGGCGATGCGGCACGCCCAGCCGAACTACTTCCTGCCGCTGGACAAGGCCGGGATCGACCCTTTCCGCGACCGGTACGAACTGCGCATGGTGCTGGAGGGCACGGTCCGCGGGACGGGCGGCCTGCGGATCGTCGACGACGACTGCGCGACGACCGTCCCCGGACTGTACGCCGGCGGTGACGTCGCGACGCGGGAACCGGTGTCCGGCGCCGTCAGCGGAGGGGGCGCCTACAACGGGGCATGGGCGATCTCATCGGGAACCTGGGCCGGCCGCGGCGCCGCAGGGTTCGCGGTGGGCCGGGCGCGCCCGCACGCCGTCCCGGCCGGACGCGCGGGCCTGCGCCCGGGACGGCTCGACGCGGCGGCGGTCATCCGTGCCGTGCAGGACGAGGTGCTGCCCCTCGACCGCAACCTCTTCCGGACGCGTGACAGGCTTCGCGACTCCCTCGCCTCCCTCGACGCGCTGTGGGAACGGATCACGTCCCAGGGCATCGCGGGAACCGGCCGCGAACGCCTCCGCGCGAGGTCGGCCACCGCGATGACGGCGCACGCCCGATGGAGCTACCGCGCCGCGTTGGCCCGTCCCGAGTCCCGGGGCATGCACCGGCTGGAGAACCTTCCGCAACTGCCGCGCTACGAGCACCGGTACCTCGTCGGCGGTCTGGACGAACCGTGGACGGCCGCCGAACCCCAGGAGTCGCCGGCATGA
- a CDS encoding epoxide hydrolase family protein: MIKPFRIDVPQADLDDLADRLSRTRWPNEVADAGWDYGFPLARLRELAEYWRTGYDWRGHEAGLNELPHFTTEIEGQNIHFVHVRSPRPDAFALVLTHGWPGSFLEFLDVIEPLSRDFHLVIPSIPGYGFSGPTHERGWDVVRIARAWAELMHRLGYERYGAQGGDFGSGVSLALGAVAPEQVVGVHVNYLPTRPVPDAGIELSETDEARLDKVRRLMANRPPFQALQALTPQTIGYALTDSPVGQLAWIAERFAEWTDPRSQISDDRMLTDISLYWLTATAASSARLHHDAPRRTEPCQVPVGVAVLPCDITQSVRPLAERLYDIRHWSEFERGGHFAAMEVPHLFAEDVRDFFLTLAKDDHRVSAR, translated from the coding sequence ATGATCAAGCCGTTCCGCATCGATGTCCCCCAAGCCGACCTCGACGACCTGGCCGACCGGCTCTCCCGCACCCGCTGGCCCAACGAGGTCGCCGACGCCGGGTGGGACTACGGCTTCCCACTGGCGCGGCTCAGGGAACTGGCCGAGTACTGGCGCACCGGCTACGACTGGCGCGGGCACGAGGCCGGGCTCAACGAGCTTCCGCACTTCACCACCGAGATCGAGGGACAGAACATCCACTTCGTCCACGTCCGGTCGCCGAGGCCCGACGCGTTCGCGCTGGTCCTCACCCACGGCTGGCCCGGTTCGTTCCTGGAGTTCCTCGACGTGATCGAGCCGCTGTCCCGCGACTTCCACCTGGTGATCCCGTCCATCCCGGGTTACGGCTTCTCCGGCCCGACCCACGAGCGCGGCTGGGACGTCGTCCGGATCGCGCGTGCCTGGGCCGAGCTGATGCACCGTCTCGGATACGAGCGCTACGGCGCGCAGGGCGGCGACTTCGGGTCGGGCGTCTCGCTGGCGCTCGGCGCCGTGGCGCCCGAGCAGGTCGTCGGGGTGCACGTCAACTACCTGCCGACCCGGCCGGTCCCGGACGCCGGCATCGAACTGTCCGAGACCGACGAGGCCCGGCTGGACAAGGTCAGGCGGCTGATGGCGAACCGTCCGCCCTTCCAGGCTCTGCAGGCCCTCACCCCGCAGACCATCGGCTACGCGCTGACCGACTCGCCGGTCGGCCAGCTGGCCTGGATCGCCGAGCGCTTCGCGGAGTGGACGGACCCTCGCTCGCAGATCAGCGACGACCGGATGCTCACCGACATCTCGCTGTACTGGCTGACCGCCACCGCGGCCTCCTCGGCGCGGCTGCACCACGACGCTCCGCGCCGGACCGAGCCGTGCCAGGTGCCCGTCGGGGTGGCGGTCCTCCCGTGCGACATCACGCAGTCGGTGCGACCGCTGGCCGAGCGGCTGTACGACATCAGGCACTGGTCGGAGTTCGAGCGCGGCGGCCACTTCGCCGCGATGGAGGTGCCGCACCTGTTCGCCGAGGACGTCCGGGACTTCTTCCTCACCCTCGCCAAGGACGACCACCGGGTCTCCGCCCGCTGA